A single Pseudomonas putida DNA region contains:
- a CDS encoding DUF3077 domain-containing protein, translated as MTIEENKFTVGKTTFYQGENQSHPLFRIEPGIPCQSAREQASELMGYARDLSIDGLMEEKPQLIWASHYLCALAKALLDDAELGMMKD; from the coding sequence ATGACCATCGAAGAAAACAAGTTCACAGTCGGTAAAACCACCTTCTACCAAGGTGAAAACCAGAGCCACCCTCTCTTCCGCATCGAACCCGGCATCCCCTGCCAAAGCGCCCGTGAACAGGCATCGGAACTGATGGGCTACGCCCGCGACCTTTCCATCGACGGCCTGATGGAAGAAAAGCCCCAACTGATCTGGGCCTCACACTACCTCTGCGCCCTGGCAAAGGCTCTGCTCGACGATGCCGAACTGGGCATGATGAAAGACTGA
- a CDS encoding TenA family protein, with translation MTERFSETLQRQNQPTWSAAVGHRFVTELCAGSVADPIMVRYLVQDHRFLDSFLTLLGAAIATADTFEARLRFGRFAGMISSDENTYFLRAFEALDVSPAQRTEPADTAPTAGFKAIMREAAATRSYAAALAVLNVAEGLYLDWALKAPKPLPANFVYAEWITLHDNPAFCDFVAFLKAELDRVGPQEAALASDFYARTVALELAFFDAVYTEEA, from the coding sequence ATGACCGAACGCTTCAGCGAAACCCTGCAACGCCAGAACCAACCGACCTGGTCGGCCGCCGTCGGCCACCGCTTCGTCACCGAACTTTGCGCGGGCAGCGTGGCCGACCCGATCATGGTCCGCTACCTGGTCCAGGACCACCGCTTTCTCGACAGCTTCCTGACCTTGCTCGGCGCCGCGATCGCCACGGCCGACACCTTTGAGGCCCGCCTGCGCTTCGGCCGCTTCGCAGGGATGATCTCCAGCGACGAAAACACCTATTTCCTGCGTGCGTTCGAGGCCCTGGATGTCAGCCCGGCGCAACGCACCGAGCCCGCAGACACTGCACCTACCGCCGGCTTCAAGGCCATCATGCGCGAGGCCGCCGCTACCCGTTCCTATGCTGCCGCACTGGCCGTGCTCAACGTTGCCGAAGGCCTGTATCTGGACTGGGCCCTCAAGGCCCCCAAGCCGTTGCCTGCCAACTTCGTCTACGCCGAATGGATCACCCTGCACGACAACCCGGCATTCTGCGATTTTGTGGCCTTCCTGAAGGCCGAGCTGGACAGGGTCGGCCCACAGGAAGCGGCATTGGCCAGTGATTTCTACGCCCGCACCGTGGCGCTGGAGCTTGCCTTCTTCGACGCCGTCTACACCGAGGAGGCTTGA
- a CDS encoding NTP/NDP exchange transporter: MSNWRRSLDQGLNIQPGEGPAVLAGLLLFYLLFTGYFMLRPVRETMGVAGGVENLQWLFTGTFIATLACLPLFGWLASKVPRRHILPWSYGFFASNLLLFAALFAVDPENMWSARAFYIWLSVFNLLTISLAWSVLADLFSTEQGKRLFGLLAAGASLGGLSGPILGALLVAPLGHAGLLLLAGLFLLGSVIACGVVQRWRDRNPLPAATEVPASRPLGGNPFAGATAVLRSPYLLAIALFVVLLASVSTFLYFEQARIVSETFTDRTRQTQVFGLMDTVVQALAILTQVFLTGRLAKRMGVGVLLVAVPLVLAAGFVWLALAPVFAAFVVVMVVRRAGEYALVRPGREMLFTVLPAEDKYKAKNFIDTVVYRGGDALSGWVKRGLDVLGEHPQLAMFIGALIALGWGLTGRWLGRRQQQLDTQQSSRH, translated from the coding sequence ATGAGCAACTGGCGCAGGAGCCTCGATCAGGGGCTGAACATCCAGCCCGGCGAGGGCCCTGCGGTGCTCGCCGGATTGCTGCTGTTCTACCTGCTGTTCACTGGCTACTTCATGCTGCGCCCGGTGCGCGAAACCATGGGCGTGGCAGGCGGCGTGGAAAACCTGCAATGGCTATTCACCGGCACATTCATCGCAACCCTGGCCTGCCTGCCACTGTTCGGCTGGCTAGCGTCCAAGGTGCCTCGCCGGCACATTCTGCCCTGGAGCTATGGCTTCTTCGCCAGCAACCTGTTGCTGTTCGCGGCGCTGTTTGCTGTTGACCCTGAGAACATGTGGAGTGCCCGGGCTTTTTACATCTGGCTTTCGGTATTCAACCTGCTGACTATTTCCCTGGCCTGGAGCGTGCTTGCCGACCTGTTCTCCACCGAACAGGGCAAGCGCCTGTTCGGGCTTCTGGCCGCCGGGGCCAGCCTGGGCGGGCTGAGCGGGCCGATCCTGGGTGCGCTGCTGGTGGCGCCATTGGGGCATGCCGGGTTGCTGCTGCTGGCCGGGTTGTTTCTGCTCGGCAGCGTGATTGCTTGCGGGGTTGTGCAACGGTGGCGCGACCGCAACCCGCTACCTGCCGCCACCGAAGTCCCAGCATCCCGCCCCTTGGGCGGCAATCCTTTCGCCGGAGCAACGGCCGTGCTGCGCTCACCGTATCTGCTGGCGATTGCCTTGTTCGTCGTGCTGCTCGCCAGCGTCAGTACCTTCCTGTATTTCGAGCAGGCACGCATCGTCAGCGAAACCTTCACCGATCGTACGCGCCAGACCCAAGTGTTCGGCCTCATGGATACTGTGGTGCAGGCGCTGGCGATCCTCACCCAGGTGTTTCTCACCGGTCGGCTGGCCAAGCGCATGGGGGTCGGCGTGCTGCTGGTGGCCGTACCGCTGGTATTGGCGGCCGGCTTCGTGTGGCTGGCCCTGGCGCCGGTCTTTGCCGCGTTCGTGGTGGTGATGGTAGTACGCCGGGCGGGCGAGTATGCACTGGTGCGTCCGGGCCGTGAGATGCTGTTTACCGTGTTGCCGGCCGAGGACAAGTACAAGGCCAAGAACTTTATCGACACGGTGGTCTATCGCGGTGGTGATGCACTGAGCGGTTGGGTCAAGCGTGGGCTCGATGTGCTGGGTGAGCATCCGCAACTGGCCATGTTCATCGGCGCGCTGATCGCACTCGGTTGGGGGCTCACTGGAAGGTGGCTGGGGCGCAGGCAGCAGCAACTGGACACTCAGCAATCTTCCCGGCACTGA
- the tenA gene encoding thiaminase II: protein MSMDIFERLKAATSGQWSSYVDHDFVRQMGEGTLPEEAFRTYLIQDYLFLIQFARAWALAAYKSRLPADIRAAQAGLAAILDETELHLRLCARWGLSQADIQAAPEHQATVAYTRYVLDCGAAGDLLELHAALAPCVIGYAEIGRTLAERIGDLSDHPYREWIGEYAGEAYQGVAAAARKHLDELAARSMTEQRFVELAQIFGQASRLEADFWQMGLDGTA, encoded by the coding sequence TTGAGCATGGATATTTTCGAGCGCTTGAAGGCCGCTACCTCCGGGCAGTGGAGCAGCTATGTCGACCACGACTTCGTGCGGCAGATGGGCGAGGGCACGCTGCCGGAGGAAGCCTTCCGTACTTACCTGATCCAGGACTACCTGTTCCTCATCCAGTTCGCCCGCGCCTGGGCACTGGCCGCCTACAAGAGCCGCCTGCCGGCGGATATCCGCGCTGCCCAGGCGGGCCTGGCGGCGATTCTCGACGAGACCGAGCTACACCTGCGCTTGTGCGCGCGCTGGGGGTTGTCGCAGGCCGACATCCAGGCGGCACCGGAACACCAGGCGACCGTGGCTTACACCCGGTACGTGCTCGACTGTGGCGCGGCAGGTGATTTGCTTGAACTGCATGCGGCGTTGGCGCCGTGCGTGATCGGGTACGCCGAGATCGGCCGCACGTTGGCAGAGCGCATCGGGGACTTGAGCGACCACCCGTACCGGGAGTGGATTGGCGAGTACGCCGGCGAGGCTTATCAGGGTGTGGCGGCAGCGGCGCGCAAGCACCTGGATGAACTGGCGGCGCGGAGCATGACCGAGCAGCGGTTTGTGGAGCTGGCACAGATCTTTGGCCAGGCTTCGCGGCTGGAGGCTGATTTCTGGCAGATGGGGCTGGATGGCACAGCCTGA
- a CDS encoding MgtC/SapB family protein, translated as MDWKVFLLRVGIALLLGALIGAERQLRQRLTGLRTNALVSTGACLFVLMTQAVPGMAPTDASRVAAYVVSGIGFLGGGVIMRDGFNVRGLNTAATLWCTAAVGVLCSLGLLLEAALGSLMVLCANILLRDIAQRLDRQEVLPASEVEQHYEVRIVCRAEDEIQVRSLMLHSLGDPQLRLQSLHSEDLANPARLEVRAELLGNPQASAQLERLVSRVSLEKGVSSVRWQLQPQVLAAD; from the coding sequence ATGGATTGGAAAGTCTTTCTGCTGCGCGTCGGCATTGCCCTGCTGCTGGGCGCCCTGATCGGTGCCGAGCGCCAACTGCGTCAGCGCCTGACCGGGCTGCGCACCAACGCGCTGGTCAGCACCGGTGCCTGCCTGTTCGTGCTGATGACCCAGGCAGTACCGGGCATGGCCCCTACCGACGCCTCCCGGGTTGCCGCTTACGTGGTGTCGGGTATCGGTTTTCTCGGGGGTGGGGTCATCATGCGTGACGGTTTCAATGTGCGCGGGCTGAACACCGCCGCGACCCTCTGGTGCACCGCTGCCGTCGGCGTGCTTTGCAGCCTCGGGCTGCTGCTGGAAGCGGCCCTGGGCAGCCTGATGGTGCTGTGTGCCAACATCCTGCTGCGCGACATCGCCCAGCGTCTCGATCGCCAGGAAGTCCTGCCGGCCAGCGAGGTCGAACAGCACTACGAAGTGCGCATCGTCTGCCGTGCCGAGGATGAAATCCAGGTACGCAGCCTGATGCTGCACAGCCTGGGCGACCCGCAACTGCGCCTGCAATCGCTGCACAGCGAGGACCTGGCCAACCCGGCACGCCTGGAAGTGCGCGCCGAACTGCTCGGCAACCCACAGGCCTCGGCGCAACTGGAACGCCTGGTCAGCCGGGTGAGCCTGGAAAAAGGCGTAAGTTCGGTACGCTGGCAGTTGCAGCCACAGGTACTGGCAGCGGACTAA
- a CDS encoding aldo/keto reductase, producing MYKRREVLRAGAALGLVAASPWLHAAGSAGLLTRKVPFTGEALPVIGAGTSGSFEVEAGSAEYQQLKVVLKAFFDGGGRVIDTSPNYGGADSILGQLLEEGGWHRQCFIATKIAADSRADAEAQWAGTLKSLRTDKVDLLQIHNLRDWQTQLPYARELKQQGKARYVGITHYLNSGHQDVARIVRSEPLDFIQINYSVNAPQAAGELLPLCQDKGVAVLINRAFDDGRLFARVKDQALPAWAAEAGIGSWAQLFLKFAISHPAVTTVIPATGRPERQLDQLKAGHEPLLSQAQQQALIKQFA from the coding sequence ATGTACAAGCGTCGCGAAGTCCTACGCGCTGGTGCGGCTTTAGGCCTTGTGGCCGCCAGCCCTTGGTTGCATGCCGCAGGCTCCGCCGGGTTGCTGACGCGCAAGGTCCCGTTCACGGGCGAGGCCTTGCCGGTGATCGGCGCGGGCACATCCGGCAGTTTTGAGGTGGAGGCCGGCTCCGCCGAATACCAGCAGCTCAAGGTGGTGCTCAAGGCGTTCTTCGACGGTGGCGGCCGGGTCATCGACACCTCGCCCAATTATGGCGGTGCCGACAGCATCCTCGGGCAGTTGCTGGAGGAGGGCGGGTGGCATCGGCAATGCTTCATCGCCACCAAGATCGCCGCCGATAGCCGGGCCGATGCCGAAGCGCAATGGGCCGGCACGCTCAAAAGCCTGCGTACCGACAAGGTCGACCTGCTGCAGATCCACAACTTGCGCGACTGGCAGACACAATTGCCCTATGCCCGTGAGCTCAAGCAGCAGGGCAAGGCCCGTTACGTCGGTATCACCCATTACCTGAACAGCGGCCATCAGGACGTGGCGCGCATCGTGCGCAGCGAGCCGCTGGACTTCATCCAGATCAACTATTCGGTGAATGCGCCGCAAGCCGCGGGCGAACTGCTGCCGTTGTGCCAGGACAAGGGCGTCGCGGTGCTGATCAACCGTGCCTTCGACGACGGCCGGCTGTTTGCCAGGGTAAAAGACCAGGCCTTGCCGGCGTGGGCCGCAGAGGCTGGTATCGGCAGCTGGGCGCAGCTGTTTCTCAAGTTCGCCATCAGCCACCCGGCGGTGACTACGGTCATCCCCGCGACCGGGCGCCCGGAACGCCAGCTCGACCAGCTCAAGGCCGGGCACGAACCGCTGCTCAGCCAGGCGCAACAACAAGCGCTGATCAAGCAGTTCGCCTGA
- a CDS encoding DUF3077 domain-containing protein — protein sequence MTSNSASANYLNQCNKSSQRLFTAINELPSTQTREQASKLMDCSRYLNHTGVILGDHRRVAASHHLNTMIFALLDELEAGSSPTP from the coding sequence ATGACATCTAACAGTGCGAGCGCCAACTATCTGAACCAATGCAACAAATCGTCCCAACGACTATTCACCGCTATCAACGAGTTACCCTCCACCCAAACTAGAGAACAGGCCTCGAAATTAATGGACTGTTCCCGCTACCTCAACCACACCGGCGTCATATTGGGTGACCACCGAAGGGTCGCAGCATCCCATCACCTCAATACAATGATATTTGCCCTGCTGGATGAACTTGAAGCCGGTAGCTCCCCGACGCCCTAG
- a CDS encoding GNAT family N-acetyltransferase, producing the protein MRIRPALLADIPQLIAVEQSAAQAFLQLPDLAWLAAAEGLDEGAHNAFITASGCWVAEDDQGDALGFVCLSLEGQALHIHELSVRLQSQGQGIGRQLLDQACAVARHRGALELTLTTFTQVPWNGPFYARYGFEVLNQQQIGARLQGILATERAHGLSGRCAMRLPLV; encoded by the coding sequence ATGCGCATACGCCCTGCTCTGCTTGCTGACATCCCACAACTGATTGCAGTCGAGCAGTCAGCCGCCCAGGCGTTCCTGCAGCTACCGGACCTTGCCTGGTTGGCCGCCGCCGAAGGGCTGGATGAAGGGGCGCACAACGCCTTCATCACCGCCAGTGGCTGCTGGGTGGCCGAGGATGATCAGGGGGACGCACTGGGTTTCGTGTGCCTGAGCCTTGAAGGCCAGGCGCTGCACATTCACGAGCTTTCGGTGCGGCTGCAGTCGCAGGGCCAAGGGATCGGCAGGCAACTGCTGGACCAGGCTTGTGCCGTGGCGCGGCATAGGGGTGCCCTGGAGCTGACCTTGACCACATTCACGCAAGTGCCCTGGAATGGCCCCTTCTATGCGAGGTACGGCTTCGAGGTCCTCAACCAACAGCAAATCGGGGCAAGGTTGCAGGGCATTCTGGCTACAGAGCGCGCGCATGGCCTGTCAGGGCGTTGTGCGATGCGCCTGCCGTTGGTGTGA
- the dksA gene encoding RNA polymerase-binding protein DksA, translating to MTEDELLRQAPAAYMNEVQQQFFRTLLFDQRFDLQARIDEEFQALREQEVHSDPADIGSAEEERQWRLRSLEREKKLLDKIDQALERLARGEYGWCEETGEPIGLRRLLLRPTATLCIEAKERQEQKERHLRDER from the coding sequence ATGACTGAAGACGAACTGCTGCGCCAGGCTCCAGCAGCCTACATGAACGAGGTACAACAGCAATTCTTCCGCACGCTGTTGTTTGACCAACGCTTTGACTTGCAAGCGCGCATCGACGAGGAATTCCAGGCCCTGCGCGAACAGGAAGTGCACAGCGACCCGGCTGACATCGGCAGTGCGGAAGAAGAAAGGCAATGGCGGCTGCGCTCACTGGAGCGGGAGAAGAAGCTGCTCGACAAGATCGACCAGGCGCTGGAGCGCCTGGCCCGTGGTGAATATGGCTGGTGCGAGGAAACCGGTGAGCCGATTGGCCTGCGCCGCCTGCTGCTGCGCCCCACGGCAACGTTGTGCATCGAAGCCAAGGAGCGCCAGGAACAGAAGGAGCGGCACCTGCGCGATGAGCGTTAG
- a CDS encoding bile acid:sodium symporter family protein, which produces MTASPLLTAFLPLALGIIMLGLGLSLTLADFARVVKYPKPVVIGLCCQILLLPLICFLIANGFGLESALAVGLMLLAASPGGTTANLFSHLAHGDVALNITLTAVNSLIAILTMPLLVNLSLAWFMASDQAIPLQFAKVMQVFAIVLLPVALGMLIRRWAPRFATRMEKPMKLVAALFLAFTIVLALAKDWQTVVEYAPVVGLAALLFNLVSLALGYWVPRLLSIPKRQAIAIGMEIGIHNGTLAIALALSPSLLNNATMAVPAALYSLIMFFTAAGFGWWVSRGRVAAAPATGA; this is translated from the coding sequence ATGACCGCCTCACCCTTGCTGACTGCGTTTCTCCCCCTGGCCTTGGGCATCATCATGCTCGGTCTCGGGTTGTCCCTGACGCTGGCCGACTTCGCCCGCGTGGTGAAATACCCGAAACCGGTGGTGATCGGCCTGTGTTGCCAGATCCTGCTGTTGCCGCTGATCTGCTTCCTGATCGCCAATGGTTTTGGCCTGGAATCGGCGCTGGCCGTCGGCCTGATGTTGCTGGCAGCCTCCCCCGGCGGCACCACCGCCAACCTGTTCAGCCACCTGGCCCACGGTGATGTGGCGCTGAACATCACCCTGACAGCGGTCAATTCGTTGATCGCGATCCTCACCATGCCGCTGCTGGTGAACCTGTCACTGGCTTGGTTCATGGCGTCGGACCAAGCCATCCCACTGCAATTTGCCAAGGTCATGCAGGTGTTCGCCATCGTCCTGCTGCCTGTGGCCCTGGGCATGCTGATCCGCCGCTGGGCACCACGCTTTGCCACCCGCATGGAAAAACCGATGAAGCTGGTGGCGGCACTGTTCCTGGCATTCACCATTGTCCTGGCCCTGGCCAAGGACTGGCAGACCGTCGTCGAATATGCACCGGTGGTGGGCCTGGCAGCCTTGCTGTTCAACCTGGTCAGCCTGGCGCTCGGCTACTGGGTGCCACGCCTGCTGAGCATCCCCAAGCGCCAGGCCATCGCCATCGGCATGGAAATCGGCATCCACAACGGCACCCTGGCCATTGCCCTGGCGCTGAGCCCATCGCTGCTGAACAACGCCACCATGGCCGTGCCAGCCGCGCTGTACAGCCTGATCATGTTCTTCACCGCAGCCGGTTTTGGCTGGTGGGTCAGCCGCGGTCGCGTGGCAGCCGCGCCTGCAACTGGCGCTTGA
- a CDS encoding Dyp-type peroxidase produces the protein MPFQQGLLATPVPAHARHLFFALQSPEALPAVLDALLPQVDGQNLILGIGAPLVKALGRDISGLRAFPQLDAAVENPSTQHALWLWLRGSERGELLLQAQALEQALAPALRLADSVDGFLHRGGHDLTGYEDGTENPVDQDAVQAAILAGEQPGLAGSSFAAFQLWKHDLEYFKSLPQADQDNIIGRRLSDNEELDDAPESAHVKRTAQESFEPEAFMVRRSVAWADSRGAGLAFVALGHSFDAFEVQLRRMSGLEDGIIDGLYRFSRPLTGGYYWCPPMAEAGVDLSALLQG, from the coding sequence ATGCCGTTCCAGCAAGGTCTGCTTGCCACCCCAGTGCCGGCCCATGCCCGTCATCTGTTCTTCGCCCTGCAGTCGCCCGAGGCGCTGCCAGCCGTACTGGATGCACTGCTGCCGCAGGTGGATGGCCAGAACCTGATCCTCGGTATCGGCGCGCCGCTGGTGAAAGCCCTTGGCCGCGACATTTCTGGCCTGCGTGCCTTCCCGCAGCTGGATGCTGCCGTGGAAAACCCGAGCACCCAACACGCCCTGTGGCTGTGGCTGCGCGGCAGCGAACGTGGCGAACTGTTGCTCCAGGCCCAGGCACTGGAACAGGCACTGGCCCCGGCATTGCGCCTGGCTGACAGTGTCGATGGCTTCCTGCACCGTGGTGGTCACGACCTGACCGGTTACGAAGACGGCACCGAAAACCCGGTGGACCAGGACGCTGTGCAAGCTGCCATTCTCGCCGGCGAACAACCAGGCCTGGCAGGCTCCAGCTTCGCCGCTTTCCAGCTGTGGAAGCATGACCTGGAGTATTTCAAGTCACTGCCCCAGGCCGACCAGGACAACATCATCGGCCGCCGCCTGAGCGACAACGAAGAGCTCGACGACGCCCCAGAGTCGGCCCACGTCAAGCGCACCGCCCAGGAGAGCTTCGAGCCAGAGGCCTTCATGGTGCGCCGCTCGGTCGCCTGGGCCGATAGCCGTGGCGCGGGCCTGGCGTTCGTGGCCCTGGGCCACAGCTTCGATGCCTTCGAAGTGCAGCTGCGGCGCATGAGCGGCCTGGAAGACGGCATCATCGATGGCCTGTACCGCTTCAGCCGGCCGCTGACCGGCGGCTACTACTGGTGCCCACCGATGGCCGAGGCGGGTGTAGACCTGAGCGCGCTGTTGCAGGGCTGA
- a CDS encoding sterol desaturase family protein encodes MLFNLAVLLGTLVAMEGVGTLAHKYIMHGWGWWLHRSHHEPQLGMLETNDLYLVALGLIATALVALGKAGHAPLQWVGAGVAGYGVLYVLAHDGFFHRHWPRRPRPVNRYLKRLHRAHQLHHAVKGRTGSVSFGFFYAPPLKVLKRQLQARLPRDRG; translated from the coding sequence ATGCTGTTCAATCTCGCCGTGTTGCTCGGCACCCTGGTGGCCATGGAAGGTGTCGGCACGCTGGCTCACAAGTACATCATGCATGGCTGGGGCTGGTGGCTGCACCGATCGCACCATGAGCCACAGCTGGGCATGCTGGAAACCAACGACCTGTACCTGGTGGCGCTGGGCCTAATTGCCACGGCGCTGGTCGCCCTGGGCAAGGCCGGCCATGCGCCATTGCAGTGGGTGGGTGCTGGCGTGGCCGGGTATGGGGTGCTTTACGTGCTGGCCCACGATGGCTTCTTTCACCGGCATTGGCCGCGCAGGCCGCGGCCGGTCAATCGTTACCTCAAGCGCCTGCACCGCGCCCATCAGCTGCATCACGCCGTGAAAGGGCGCACGGGCAGCGTCTCGTTCGGCTTCTTCTATGCGCCGCCGCTGAAGGTTCTCAAGCGCCAGTTGCAGGCGCGGCTGCCACGCGACCGCGGCTGA
- a CDS encoding DNA-binding protein: MARGGINKAVVQQARQVLIARGEYPSIDAVRIELGNTGSKTTIHRYLKELEGHKPAALQGQAALSDSLTRLVSQLAAQVQEEGDARVEQAEAAFNEQREQLEAQLQLAQQALAAAHQQQQIQAAALAAESERLVTAQNSLQTEQLRSASLNQSLGEMQVRLADKEEQVRSLEDKHRHARDALEHYRSASREQREQDQRRHEAQTQQLQVELRQLQQGMIVKQDELTRLHRDNERMLGEHRQANSECMVKDELLEQRDAQIQGLRTILAQAQGASDEMRRQLQAQAQSLEDNRAICTEQGRQLQHLQDELLKRDEALSVCLAQKQPL, from the coding sequence ATGGCCCGGGGCGGTATCAACAAGGCGGTAGTGCAGCAGGCGCGGCAAGTGCTGATTGCCCGGGGGGAGTACCCCAGCATCGATGCAGTACGTATCGAGTTGGGCAATACAGGTTCAAAGACCACTATTCATCGCTACCTGAAAGAACTGGAAGGGCATAAGCCAGCCGCCCTGCAAGGCCAGGCTGCGCTCAGCGATTCGCTGACCAGGCTGGTGTCGCAATTGGCCGCACAGGTGCAGGAAGAAGGCGATGCCCGGGTCGAGCAGGCCGAAGCCGCGTTCAATGAGCAACGCGAACAGCTCGAGGCTCAGTTGCAACTGGCGCAGCAGGCGCTGGCAGCCGCTCATCAGCAACAGCAGATCCAGGCCGCTGCGCTGGCAGCCGAGTCCGAACGCCTGGTGACCGCACAGAACTCGCTGCAAACCGAGCAGTTGCGCAGCGCCAGCCTCAATCAGTCACTGGGTGAAATGCAGGTGCGCCTGGCCGACAAGGAAGAGCAGGTTCGCTCGCTGGAAGACAAACACCGCCATGCCCGTGACGCGCTTGAGCATTACCGCAGCGCCAGCCGCGAGCAGCGCGAGCAGGACCAGCGCCGCCACGAAGCGCAGACTCAACAGTTGCAAGTGGAGCTGCGCCAGTTGCAGCAAGGCATGATCGTCAAGCAGGACGAGCTGACCCGCCTGCACCGCGACAACGAGCGAATGCTCGGCGAGCATCGGCAGGCCAACAGTGAATGCATGGTCAAGGACGAGTTGCTGGAACAGCGCGATGCGCAGATCCAGGGCTTGCGGACAATCCTTGCGCAAGCACAAGGCGCCAGCGATGAAATGCGCCGGCAATTGCAGGCGCAAGCGCAAAGCCTGGAAGACAATCGCGCCATTTGCACAGAGCAGGGTAGGCAGTTGCAGCATCTGCAGGATGAATTGCTCAAGCGCGACGAAGCGCTCTCTGTATGCCTGGCTCAAAAACAGCCACTTTAG